In Chitinophagaceae bacterium, the genomic window GTTGCAAACGCCGTCAAACAGAATGATGGAGGAAGGAGATGGATTCACTTCAGATGAATTATTTACTGTAAATGCCAATGTATGATTTCAAGTTCATGATCCGGGGCACATTCGCAAGGTCATATTTCAATTTCATCAGATTAATTATCATCTTTCCGACAAATCACTGTTGATGGAAATTGTAAGAGGACTTATAGGGCTTGCTTCACTCCTTATTATCTGTGTTATTTTCAGTAACAACCGAAGAGCAATTGACTGGAAATTGGTAGGTGCTGGATTGGTATTACAACTTTTATTCGCGATAGGAATTTTGCATGTTCCTTTCTTTCGCGACATTTTCCAATACATATCACAAGGCTTTGTCACTCTTATAAATTTATCACATAAAGGAACAGAATTTCTTTTTGGCAATCTTGCTGATCAGACGCAGTCGTGGGCGTATGTATTTGCAGTGCAGGTGCTTCCGAACATTGTCTTTTTTGCGGCGCTCTCGGCATTGCTGTATTATCTAGGCATTCTGCAGATTATAGTTTTTGGATTTGCATGGGTGATGAGCAAAACAATGAAGCAGATTTCCGGAGCAGAAAGCATGTCCACTGCGGCCAATATCTTCCTTGGACAAACGGAAGCACCGCTCATGGTGAAGCCTTACCTGGCCGGCATGACGAAAAGTGAAATACTCTGTATAATGATTGGCGGCATGGCCAATACAGCGGGCAGTGTGCTGGCAGCATATGTAAGTTTTTTGGGTGGCGCAGACAGAACACAACAGGAGTTTTATGCTTTGCATATGTTATCGCAGTCCATCATGTCGGCGCCGGCGGCAATAGTTTGCGCTAAAATTTTATTTCCGCAAACAGAGATGGATAAAGTGGCGAAAGACTTACAGGTGCCGAAAGAAAAAATCGGAAGTAACGTGCTGGATGCCATTGCCAATGGAACTACAGATGGACTGAAGCTTGCATTGAATGTAGCAGGCATGCTGGTAGTATTTATTGCATTGATGGCAGTACTTAATTATCTCCTGCATTTATTTGGCGGCATCGGAGGATTGAATAATCAAATAGTTTCACTTACAGGTAACCGATATGATGGACTTTCCCTGCAGTTCTTGTTCGGATATCTTTTTGCTCCACTGGCCTGGCTGATGGGTGTTTCCTCTCATGACATGCTTGCGATTGGCCAACTTCTAGGCGAAAAAACGGTGATTAATGAATTTGTCGCCTACATTTCCATGGGTAATCTGATGAAGGAAGGATTGCTTACTGATCCAAGATCCATCGTGATTGCAACTTATGCGCTCTGTGGGTTTGCTAATTTTTCTTCTATTGGCATACAGATAGGAGGCATTGGTGCACTGGCGCCCAATCAACGACAGAACTTATCATCGTTGGGGTTAAAATCTTTGATCGGTGGCACCATTGCATGTTTCATGACGGCAGTAATTGCCGGAATGTTGTACAGCGGTTGAAATTTTTAAACCAATGGAAACAAATCCATTTCTATTTTTGCAGACTAAATTTTTGTAACCACTATGTTTGATTTCCTCATGACTGCTGACGGCTGGGTAAGTTTGCTTACGCTGGTTTTTATGGAAATTATTTTGGGCATTGATAACATCATTTTTATATCGCTCATTGCCGACCGGTTACCCAAACATCAA contains:
- a CDS encoding NupC/NupG family nucleoside CNT transporter; the protein is MEIVRGLIGLASLLIICVIFSNNRRAIDWKLVGAGLVLQLLFAIGILHVPFFRDIFQYISQGFVTLINLSHKGTEFLFGNLADQTQSWAYVFAVQVLPNIVFFAALSALLYYLGILQIIVFGFAWVMSKTMKQISGAESMSTAANIFLGQTEAPLMVKPYLAGMTKSEILCIMIGGMANTAGSVLAAYVSFLGGADRTQQEFYALHMLSQSIMSAPAAIVCAKILFPQTEMDKVAKDLQVPKEKIGSNVLDAIANGTTDGLKLALNVAGMLVVFIALMAVLNYLLHLFGGIGGLNNQIVSLTGNRYDGLSLQFLFGYLFAPLAWLMGVSSHDMLAIGQLLGEKTVINEFVAYISMGNLMKEGLLTDPRSIVIATYALCGFANFSSIGIQIGGIGALAPNQRQNLSSLGLKSLIGGTIACFMTAVIAGMLYSG